In the genome of Streptomyces lydicus, the window CCAGCCGTTGCAGCTTGGCGATCTGGTCGTTGAGGCTGCGGTGCCGGGCGCGGAGGTGATCGAGGGCGTTGGCCTGCGGGTCCTCCAGGATGGTGGCGATCTCGTCGAGCGGGAAGCCCAGTTCCCGGTAGAAGAGGATCTGCTGCAGCCGGGCGAGGTCGGCATCGCTGTAGAGGCGGTAGCCGGCGGGGCTGCGGTCGCTGGGGGAGAGCAGGCCGGCCTTGTCGTAGTGGTGCAGGGTCCGCACCGTGATGCCCGCGAATCCCGAGACCTGCCCGACCGAATATCTCATCGCAGCGCCTTTCATCCCGCCTGGCCGGCCATCCCGTCCTTCCCGGTGGGGTGCCACCGGTGGCGGGCCGTGCCGTCCTTCAGGGTGGAACCTGACGTGGGGTGAGGGTCAAGCGGGGGCGGGGAAGAAGGCGGGCGGGGTGCGCGGGCGCGAGGACGGCAGGGGGACGGCAGGGATGCCGGCCGCTCGCCGGTCCCGCCCGGTTCACCGCCCGCCCGGCGCGGCCAGCCCGCCCGGTTCACCGCCCCCGGCCCGCCCGGTTCACTGCCCGCCCGGCCCGTCCGCCTCAGCTCTCCGGATACCGGTCCTGCAGCACCGAGTTCATCAGCGCCTGGACGTCCTCGCGGTCCAGCCCCTCCGCGCGGGCCCGGTCCACCCAGGAGCGGAGCTCTTCGCGCAGCAGGGCGTCCGCCGCGGACTCGGGGCGGGCGAGCGTACGGCTGACGAAGGTGCCGAGGCCGGGGCGCGGTTCGACCAGGCCCTCGCGTTCCAGCTCGCGGTAGGCCTTGAGGGTCGTGTTGGGGTTGACCTTGGTCGTGGCGGCGACCTGCGCGGCGGTGGGCAGCCGGTCGCCCTCCACCAGGATGCCCAACCGCAGTGCCTGCTGGACCTGTTGGACGATCTGGAGGTAGGTGGCGACGCCGCTGCGGCGGTCGATGCGGAATTCGACGACGCTCACCACCTCTCTGCTGCTTTCGCCGGTGCCGCCCCGCGGACCGCGATTGCCACCCTCATGGCCGCGGGTGCCGCTCTGTGGGCGGCGGGTGCCGCCCTGTGGGCCGCCGGGACCGTGCTGCCCGACCGCTTGATGATCGGCCCGGCCGTGCCGGGTGTCAAAGCGCCGCCCGGGGGATTCCCCGTACGCGGGGAAACCGCGGGCCGCCGCCCGAGCCGTCCGTCGTGCGCCGCGCCGTTCAGAGCGGCCGCCGGTGTGCCCGCCAGACGACGCACGCGAGGACCATGGCTGCCAGCGCCAGCAGAATCCCCGCGCCCAGCCACTGCATCCCCGCCATCTGTCCGTAGTCGAAGTACTGGGTCACCCGGCTCACGATGCCCAGCTTGGCCCGGCAGGCACCGGTGTCTCCGGT includes:
- a CDS encoding GntR family transcriptional regulator, giving the protein MVSVVEFRIDRRSGVATYLQIVQQVQQALRLGILVEGDRLPTAAQVAATTKVNPNTTLKAYRELEREGLVEPRPGLGTFVSRTLARPESAADALLREELRSWVDRARAEGLDREDVQALMNSVLQDRYPES